TGTTCCGTTCTTTGCACGGGCCAGGATATCATGGCCTGCTAAAGCCACAGGAATACTTTCTTCCTGGATGGGAGATGGGCGCTCGAACCCCTTTTCAAAAATTCCCATGAGTAATTCTCTCTTGAGAAAATAGTCCTCAAACTCACTTCCTTTTGTTTTCGTTACATCCTGTAGGAGTCGTTATAAGGAGTGGTTAAATGTCGCCCAGTCATTCCTCCTAGGGCATTGTTGcacaaaacaaacctcaGTTTTGAACCTTTTATCGGCATTTTTTTCCAGGATGTCCCGTTTCCAGTTCGGGTCTACGCCCTTGCTATTGGTGCGTGGTACGCCATCCTCCGCGGGAGGATTATGCGGCCTATAGACATCAATGTCTCTCTAGTCTATTAATTTCTCAATGTACGGGATCTTGCCCCTAGTGGGCATAGATAGACCACTTTTAGGGCATTCCAACGGCAGCTTACCTGATAACTTTATTTCCGACGACTTGCTGCATGGTACTAAGTGCATGATATCAACCgcttccttttcatttgCACACTCGACGTCACGGGGACAATAAACTACAAAATTGCAATGGCGCTGAGGTCGTCCACCCATCCTGACATTTGTGAGGGGGAAGACTACATGTATAGCACCAAAGCCTTAATCATCCTCTTTATCCTCGCCGTTATCATTTGTCCATCGTCAAATTCATCGGTCTGCGCTTTCATCTCTTCACTCACCCAAGGAAGTTAGACTAGCAGAATAGCCCAGGCTTCCTCCGGGCCCTGCACACCTCTGGGTCCACAGTTACGCGTATTGCGCCGCCCAAAATGTCCATTGATCTCGCACGAACCTCGTTCCTCCAGTTGTCGCCATCCGTCAATCTGAGCCTCAGAACACCGTCACTCGGCAAACTCGCAAATCTGTAGCGCTTCCTGTCTTGATCAGTAGATTCTCCTATAGGTTTTTTTATATAGCGTTACTTATAGCACGGACAATAGAGGCATGGAAGGGAAGGTACCTGGATAGGGCAAGTCGACCTCCAAAAGGTGAAAAATGCGCAGATCATCCGCCATCATTCTATCTTTGTGTATATATTTGGATGTTTACAGCAAAAAGCTTAGATCTAGAAGTTGACTAGTGATTCAATTTTCTCCTCTCGGTTTCTCTGGCATCAAAGCGGCTTATATGCTCTCCTTCCGCTCTGTATACGGCTCTATGTATTCGTTTCTATTGTATTTTAGGAGGAATCATGGGTAATTGGCGATATATGTGCTTCCAACTGCCCGGAATGCAGGGACCTGAAGCGCGGGTGTGTAGCTGTTTGTAGAGTGGACTGTTTTCGCTCATTTGCGGGTCATTCTGCTTGTTTTTTCCAACATACACGAATGTGTAAATAATGTGTGCGATTGTATGGCGAAAAACGGTCGAAAAGGGCCAAAAGCCCATACAAGGGTTCACGCCGTACATGTGCACCCAACCCAGGATGACATGCATTTTCCTCGCTCTCTTGATCACAATTAATTGACCTTCCTGAGAGGGTTTGCCGTTTCCATAAAGTGTGTGTGAATGGTCGTCAATATTTCTACTTATCGCATAAAATCGTGATTAACTTGGCAAGTCAACCTTCCATACACACATTTGGAAAGGGCCAATTTTGTCGTCAAGTATAGGCTTAGGATTCTAAGGCTTAATTGGTATATGTTAATGGGTCCAGGATTTGCAGGAATAGGCTGTAGCATTGGAAAATACTGGCGAAAATAAAATGGGCATATGTTCCCGTTCATTATCTTGATGAATGATACAGGTACAGGCTTTGTTGGCCATAGTTTAAGAATCAAACTCTAGAGGAGAAGGATGATGATTTATAGTTTCAAACGTTTGAGGTTTTAGAGTATAGTTTTTGTTATCTTGCAGAATAGAACAACCGTGAAATAGAGAAGATACATAAAGTTTAGGGTACAGTAAAAGTAATCGCAAAATAGttgcacattttaaagGTACAAAGATTACTACAACTTTATAGGTGGTGGCATACTGCACACGAATATAGATTGAGCACTCTACACATTGCATGCCGTAAAAGTAACTTGCGTGCTGCAAAGGTTTCGTACGCCAGAACTGTATACGGCGGAGTTATTTAGAATTAAACTATAAATTGCACGAGTTTGGAATAGCCACAACTCTAGAATAGAATAACACACAAATAGTGGAATAATACTAGGAGGAGACATTGGAAAAATGACATACATGGAAGCGGAGTCCCTCTACAGACGTGAGTTGGAGACTTCAGTCGACTCATTCCAGGCGTATAATCTACAATCCAACCCGCAAAATACCGAGAATAACCCCTCTTTGAGGATATCCCATGATTATCCAGGTTCCCAGTCTCGTACTAATTGCAGTGATGCTATGAATTCCGTCCGTTGCGCCGATAGTGATGATGATTCCCTATTACTTGGTCAGATGAATAGATTGATCTCCCAAGGTTAGTTTAGCACAGGATAATGTGGAGCTTATGGAGTGAGTATGCAAATGCGAGTAAGGTATTGTGTTATCCACGGGGAGTCTGCCAGTCCTGTGTAAGAGTAGACTTAGAGTAAATAGCTTTCGTGTTCCATCTAATGGATTGTGGCAAGTGTAAAAATTACCCTGGAATGGATAATAATATGACTGGACGTTTGGCTCGCGCAAGAAGAAAACAGGTAGAGTGCAAGTGGGACAATCGCTTTGCTTTAACTCATCCGATGCTCTCCTCGGATCATTTGTTATATTTACACTACTTTACAGATTTGAGCACAATGTCGGAGGCTAACATGCAAAATAGACCGCTGCGTCCACAAGTTAATGGATATGGCATTTACAAGTATGAGAGGACCGGTTCTCGAGGTAATGTTTCTTGCAATTGATACACCCACTTCAGACTCTCTAATGACAAATTACTTTACATCACTGGATTCCTTAGTTGGTGACTTTAGGGGCCTTATGAAAAATCCCGCATACTCGGGTATGATTGCTTAAAGTATACTAGTGTGTTTAGGAAATACTCCAAGAACATCTACACCGATAAGAATGAGATCAGAGGCAATGATGAGGCAATATAGTGAACCTCTTGTAATGCAAATTGGACTTGATGAACAGGTTTGTCTATGAATTTTACTCTACATTTACCACAGCGCCGTGTTAATCATCATCGTCCAACAAGACAAGGTAGAAGCCCCCGTGTTTCCAGAGATTCAAACAGACAATGGGTATGTTTTTACATTCTCTTTCCAGTTAGATAGTCGTTATACTTTTGCAAACTCACATTCGTATTTTTAGAGAAATAATCGTTGCATGAGTGGAAGTGGAAGTTCCACAAGAAACAATCGTGCGGAACCAATGTATCCACCGGGGCTTTCAAACCATATCGCAAAGACTTTGACAATTGATCCCACCAACGGAAATAGTTTTTCAGTAAACAGCATCGACACAGAAGATAATGTTGTTCCACCGCCGATGGAAAGTGGATTGCCAGAGCaatatatcgcaaaatttCCCCTAGTACGCTACGGTCCAAGGGCTCGATCTACACATTGTAACATTTGTCTAGAGGACTATACAGATGGCGAAATACTCAGGAAGTTACCATGTAGGCATATTTATCACAGGGATTGCGTAGACACGTGGTTTAGGAGAAGAAGTATATGTCCAACATGCAGGCTAGATTATGTTGTTAGGGCTGTCGCCTAACTATCTCAACATCTAGCCAAAATTTTATGtggttttatattttataaatgatgGATGTACTTGTACTATACCTATTTGTTTTGTACATAGATCAAGCTGTGCAAGTAACTAGCATCAAAAAGACAGGAATTGATGTCTATTACGATGATGTTTTTGACAGGTTCAGGATCGAATGTTGCAAAGGTGATCATACTCTCGCAACATTGGAGGATATTCTAAAGGATAATAGTTGGACAGACTATGCCAAAACCATTTGCAATATCATGGAAAGATGGGAGCAAAATGGTAATCCTCTAAAACCTCTCGTTGTCTTTGCTTCTgaaaatgtttcaaaaaaCATTTGTAATCATCTAAAcaaggatggaaatgaagaaattaaGTGGATCCCTACCCGTGTCTTTACGCaagaatttgaaaaatacAGCTCaaaagaagatattttgGACAAGTATCACATATCTGCGCTCTGTAAAATAGGTGGTatcaagatgaagatgatagTAAACGACTTTgaaaatgtctatagtagCACGAGATTAAACTTTAAGGACTGTATTGAGggagaatggaatgagtggGAACCATGTGATGAAACTTGTAGAGAGGGTGATAAGCGTAATTACAGAAAACGAACACGCAATATTTTGTATCCTGGAAGCGAGGGTGGACATGAATGTATAACGGTAGAACATGAAGATTGCACGGACCAACTTCCCTTATGTTCTGAACAGTGTCTACTAACGGAATGGGTGCCATGGTCAACTTGTAAGGATGGAAAACGTATTAGAAAGAGGTATATAAGAGTCTATAATAAGTCCTGTGACAGTGTTGATATGGAGGAAACGGAAGATTGTGTTGAAGATGTCACTCGCTCCAATGTCAAAAATGACATAGATGATGACTCTGCTGAACACGTTAGAATACATGGCATGGTAAATGACGGATCTGGAGAATATTTAAGAGATGATTCTGAACCTCTGGATGAGCCCATGGTGATTCCAAGATATCCCTCAAAGGATAACAAGGACTTTTGTAGCGTTGAATTTAAGAGATTAAGAATGATGTGCAAGGATAACGATTATGTCAGTTGTTTTGCAAGACTAAAGACTGAGTCAGAATATGCAATCCcattctttacaaaatGCCGGCTTGAACATTCTATGGAAGACAAAGTCAGAAAATTAATTCCCCTGTATAAAAACAAGTGTTTTATAACTAGAGCACTTTATTCAAACGACTCATGGATTGACAAGCGACACAAAAGCTGCAAATGTTCTCTGCCTTATACTGAACCCTGCAGTATTGATGACATTCATGCGCTGATGATAAGTAACAGTAATGACAAGGAGAATGTAAAATCAGACAAAAGAACATTACACAGTATTATGGATCCAGGGTTCTGTCCTGCCTTAAGTTACAAAGGTTTGAATTTGCATTATCTAGGGAAAGGTTTTTCTGGTGAAGAAGCGTCTCTGATTTATACGACAATAGCTGGGAACAAGAGGCTCCATTGCCCCTTGaataaaaactttaaagTTACAGACATAAGTGACTCTGacatttccttcttctgTAAGAATGGATCTGTGTGGACCAATCAACACAAGTACCATTCAAAAGAGCTCGATCAGATCCCTAGTATGtccatttatattttaatcCAGCtcattttgtattttatatcctTGCATATTTGTGTTTTATCCTCAATTCCAGTTGCTATTTCTTCCCCCTAAACTTTAATTCAGAACTAAAGTACGATTGCAATGATGTTGTAAGTAAAGACAAAAGATTCAAGAGGGAGTTTTGTCTTGAAGTATGTGCCAAGGTTGAAGCGGAATGTTCCAAACATACAGCAGCCCTGAACTTGTGCATATACAACCGTATGAGTAGTGACAAGTTCGAGGGAGGTGAATTCAAGCGCTACAAATGTTCATTTCCTCAAGGTAAAATTTTGTCAAAGTTGATGGGATTACTGTCATGAATGATTAGTAGAAGAGAACATAGACATTGATGATGCTCAAATATCCTCCATTTGTGTCATCATATTATCTCAATCGTTCATATTCGCAGTTTTACTCAACTCtatatattccatataCATAATTTAGGTGAAGAACAATCCGACTACTGTGATGGTGTTTACTTTGCAAGTATCGAcaacaaggatgaatgtCTACTCCTCTGTAAAACCGCCATGGAAATATGCGAATATGATGGAATAATCTCTCAAGATAATACCAAACAAAAGTGTATGGCTGCAGTATTTGATTGGGAATATGGTAAGAGATTCCCAAATTATATTCCAGATATAAATCATGGTAAGACGAGTGGGGATTTACTCAAAGTGTAGGTGATAACAATGAACTGGAAG
This region of Theileria equi strain WA chromosome 1, complete sequence genomic DNA includes:
- a CDS encoding hypothetical protein (encoded by transcript BEWA_024220A), giving the protein MTGRLARARRKQVECKWDNRFALTHPMLSSDHLLYLHYFTDLSTMSEANMQNRPLRPQVNGYGIYKYERTGSRDSLMTNYFTSLDSLVGDFRGLMKNPAYSGNTPRTSTPIRMRSEAMMRQYSEPLVMQIGLDEQRRVNHHRPTRQGRSPRVSRDSNRQWRNNRCMSGSGSSTRNNRAEPMYPPGLSNHIAKTLTIDPTNGNSFSVNSIDTEDNVVPPPMESGLPEQYIAKFPLVRYGPRARSTHCNICLEDYTDGEILRKLPCRHIYHRDCVDTWFRRRSICPTCRLDYVVRAVA
- a CDS encoding hypothetical protein (encoded by transcript BEWA_024230A): MDVLVLYLFVLYIDQAVQVTSIKKTGIDVYYDDVFDRFRIECCKGDHTLATLEDILKDNSWTDYAKTICNIMERWEQNGNPLKPLVVFASENVSKNICNHLNKDGNEEIKWIPTRVFTQEFEKYSSKEDILDKYHISALCKIGGIKMKMIVNDFENVYSSTRLNFKDCIEGEWNEWEPCDETCREGDKRNYRKRTRNILYPGSEGGHECITVEHEDCTDQLPLCSEQCLLTEWVPWSTCKDGKRIRKRYIRVYNKSCDSVDMEETEDCVEDVTRSNVKNDIDDDSAEHVRIHGMVNDGSGEYLRDDSEPLDEPMVIPRYPSKDNKDFCSVEFKRLRMMCKDNDYVSCFARLKTESEYAIPFFTKCRLEHSMEDKVRKLIPLYKNKCFITRALYSNDSWIDKRHKSCKCSLPYTEPCSIDDIHALMISNSNDKENVKSDKRTLHSIMDPGFCPALSYKGLNLHYLGKGFSGEEASLIYTTIAGNKRLHCPLNKNFKVTDISDSDISFFCKNGSVWTNQHKYHSKELDQIPKLKYDCNDVVSKDKRFKREFCLEVCAKVEAECSKHTAALNLCIYNRMSSDKFEGGEFKRYKCSFPQGEEQSDYCDGVYFASIDNKDECLLLCKTAMEICEYDGIISQDNTKQKCMAAVFDWEYGKRFPNYIPDINHGDNNELEEFRGKCNFSRESYIGKGFVLCKFKSGDCKYTEWSEWSPCTNHCMYPDQIPTKSRTREIIYSRDEFGVEERNCQEDESGTIETVLCTDLPFCEGSLAGDKVLVIPEFRVPQEDDSLPEWITTAYKQYPELREPHRSNIDCKIVRTVRIASLEHVKCGCPKNYRACTFSMATGNPHFIKNLEDVCSENALAQVVFEKVGRYIYYCNIGMVIFQPEDRLLCDSPDSNEYICCYSYRKPPFTLGPIHFLLLGIASATVILIYLLYKRSLGVNLKME